In Mercenaria mercenaria strain notata chromosome 15, MADL_Memer_1, whole genome shotgun sequence, a single genomic region encodes these proteins:
- the LOC123528881 gene encoding uncharacterized protein LOC123528881 isoform X1, whose amino-acid sequence MHYEGPVVSRESKNLRSALSNPDIVQQKLDKEINAGRMAGPYLEKPLSNLIVSPVGLVPKKTHGEFRLIHHLSFPEGESVNDYIDTKFCSVTYTNFDAAVTMIQEFGRHCKLFKMDLKNAFRLLPIRVQDFKLLGIKFNNFYYVDKALPFGASVSCKTFEQFSTFLEFVVKNKLTSGQLIHYLDDFLGGDRTMPLYIWIIGDSLPYWAGVRAQQLSTPDLKAPAGIRIGWWGIRGMSWEDFRHSIEVNVLLGKPPKMILIHLGGNDITKMPVSELRGIIQCEVTYLREAMPDSKLIWVNILQRLSWRTDKYGIQEIESIRKRINRWGRQQVSLHPQHDIVSIDIDYKTPGFFRDDGVHLSDVGLAFYLDAVNDAI is encoded by the exons ATGCATTACGAGGGTCCGGTAGTGTCCAGGGAAAGCAAAAACTTACGATCTGCTTTATCGAATCCTGATATCGTTCAGCAAAAATTAGATAAAGAAATAAACGCTGGAAGAATGGCCGGCCCGTATTTAGAAAAACCTCTTTCAAATCTCATAGTTTCGCCTGTGGGCCTGGTACCTAAGAAAACTCATGGGGAATTCAGACTTATCCACCATCTTTCATTTCCAGAGGGAGAATCAGTTAATGACTATATTGATACAAAATTTTGTTCCGTGACGTACACTAATTTTGACGCAGCAGTGACTATGATTCAGGAATTTGGCAGACACTGTAAACTTTTCAAAATGGACCTCAAAAATGCATTTCGCTTGTTACCAATAAGAGTGCAAGATTTTAAATTACTTGGTATAAAATTCAATAACTTTTATTATGTAGATAAAGCCCTCCCTTTTGGCGCATCTGTAAGCTGCAAAACATTCGAACAGTTTTCAACCTTCTTGGAATTTGTCGTTAAAAACAAGCTGACGTCAGGGCAGCTGATTCATTATCTTGATGACTTCTTGGGTGGAGACAGAACAATGCCTTTAT ATATCTGGATTATTGGTGACTCGCTGCCTTATTGGGCTGGCGTGAGAGCCCAGCAGTTAAGTACCCCAGACCTGAAGGCACCTGCGGGTATCAGGATTGGCTGGTGGGGCATACGGGGGATGTCCTGGGAAGACTTTCGCCATTCGATAGAAGTAAATGTCTTGCTAGGTAAACCTCCTAAAATGATTCTTATACATTTAGGTGGTAATGACATAACCAAAATGCCTGTATCAGAATTAAGAGGGATAATTCAATGTGAGGTCACATATCTAAGGGAGGCTATGCCTGATTCCAAACTAATTTGGGTAAATATTTTACAACGCCTGTCATGGAGAACCGACAAATACGGAATTCAGGAAATTGAGTCAATCAGAAAGCGAATTAATCGCTGGGGTAGGCAGCAGGTCAGTCTTCATCCGCAGCATGACATTGTGTCCATTGATATTGACTATAAAACACCAGGCTTCTTCAGAGACGATGGGGTTCATttgtcagacgtaggactcgccTTTTACTTGGATGCTGTTAATGATGCCATTTAA
- the LOC123556007 gene encoding xenotropic and polytropic retrovirus receptor 1 homolog yields the protein MKFAEHLGAHITPEWRKQYIQYELMKDMLYQAQEQAPSEEVTDESIIQRYFARFDENFFQFCDKELAKINTFFYEKISEATRKYASLKAELQHYTEHEKKPSTLHLRRRRSSVAFFKEKEHKELNRTRKLHDLKLAFSEFYLSLILLQNYQTLNFTGFRKILKKHDKLMKTTRGLVWKQTHVDTAAFYTNKEVDHLISEVETWEPALRMYRGMFIVILDIFLLGINTYGWRSSGVNHVLIFEIDPRHHLTHQQLMELSTGLAVIWCVSTLLFLFSGVFGVSAYIFPLALAGFLFLFLINPIKIFHHSSRMWLLRILFRIFTAPFHHVGFADFWLADQLNSLATVLLDFEFMACFYAFEVDWIGPDQPQVCTKHVYGIRTVVSILPAWFRFAQCLRRYRDTKLVFPHVINAGKYSTTFLTAFFSTMYHLQKELYGDQHRQSHAFFYLWIVSAVFSSCYTLTWDLKMDWGLLDSSAGENRFLREEIVYAYKAYYYFAIVEDFILRFIWSLTVSIGEGLLVHSEILRTLLVSLEIFRRFVWNFFRLENEHLNNCGQFRAVRDISIAPIDSSDLSQLIEMMDEDDGAYTHRSEKRRLIGNTVKISKRNKKEKHIEDNVPDKIPWKFKGV from the exons ATGAAGTTTGCTGAACATTTGGGAGCGCATATTACACCAGAATGGCGGAAACAGTATATTCAGTACGAG TTGATGAAGGACATGTTGTACCAGGCCCAGGAACAGGCCCCTTCAGAAGAAG TTACTGATGAGAGCATTATTCAGCGATACTTTGCAAGATTTGATGAAAATTTCTTCCAGTTCTGTGACAAGGAACTTGCTAAAATCAACACATTCTTTTACG AGAAAATATCTGAAGCGACGAGAAAGTATGCGAGTCTGAAGGCCGAACTTCAGCATTATACAGAGCATGAGAAAAAACCTTCAACTCTACATTTACGACGTCGTAGATCCAGCGTCGCCTTCTTTAAAG AAAAGGAGCATAAAGAGCTCAATAGAACACGGAAGCTGCACGATCTGAAGCTGGCCTTCAGTGAGTTCTACCTTAGCTTGATTCTTCTACAGAACTACCAGACCCTCAACTTTACCGGCTTCCGGAAAATTCTTAAAAAACATGATAAG TTGATGAAAACAACACGAGGGTTGGTATGGAAGCAGACGCACGTCGACACAGCAGCATTCTATACAAACAAAGAAGTAGATCATCTCATCTCCGAAGTTGAG ACCTGGGAACCAGCATTGAGAATGTATCGTGGAATGTTTATTGTGATACTCGACATATTCCTGCTCGGTATAAACACATACGGTTGGAGGTCATCAGGGGTCAATCacgtgcttatttttgagattgACCCAAGGCACCATCTAACACACCAACAACTCATGGAA CTGTCGACAGGACTGGCAGTGATATGGTGTGTCAGCACACTGTTATTTTTGTTCAGTGGAGTTTTTGGCGTATCAGCTTACATATTTCCTCTGGCGCTGGCTGGCTTCCTTTTCCTATTTCTTATTAATCCAATCAAAATTTTCCATCATAGTTCAAGGATGTGGCTCCTCCGAATATTG ttcCGAATATTCACTGCACCATTCCATCATGTAGGGTTCGCTGATTTCTGGCTTGCTGACCAGTTAAACAGTTTGGCTACAGTTCTTCTTGACTTTGAATTCATGGCATGTTTTTATGCGTTTGAAGTTGACTGGATAGGACCTGATC aaccACAAGTTTGTACAAAGCATGTGTATGGAATTCGGACAGTTGTCAGTATTTTACCAGCATGGTTCAGATTCGCCCAGTGCTTGCGGCGTTACCGAGACACGAAACTAGTGTTTCCTCATGTGATAAATGCAGGAAAATATTCCACAACGTTCTTAACAGCTTTTTTCTCTACCATGTATCACCTCCAGAAAG AACTGTATGGAGACCAGCACAGACAGTCACATGCATTTTTCTATCTCTGGATTGTGTCTGCTGTATTCAGCTCTTGTTATACACTGACTTGGGATCTAAAGATGGATTGGGGCCTTTTAGATTCCAGCGCTGGTGAAAATAGATTCCTCCGAGAGGAAATTGTTTATGCTTATAAG gcTTATTACTATTTTGCGATTGTTGAAGATTTTATTCTACGATTTATATGGTCCCTGACGGTATCAATAGGTGAAGGTTTGTTGGTGCATAGTGAAATACTGCGTACACTGCTGGTTTCTTTGGAAATATTCAG GCGTTTTGTATGGAACTTTTTCCGCTTGGAGAATGAGCATTTGAACAACTGTGGTCAGTTCCGAGCTGTTCGAGATATATCTATAGCTCCGATAGACTCGAGCGATCTCTCTCAGCTTATCGAGATGATGGATGAAGACGATGGAGCGTATACCCACAGATCTGAGAAACGTAGACTTATCGGAAA CACAGTGAAGATCtccaaaag
- the LOC123528881 gene encoding uncharacterized protein LOC123528881 isoform X2: MPGRGKGVKRKTRAADYENSRLLQPDPDIWIIGDSLPYWAGVRAQQLSTPDLKAPAGIRIGWWGIRGMSWEDFRHSIEVNVLLGKPPKMILIHLGGNDITKMPVSELRGIIQCEVTYLREAMPDSKLIWVNILQRLSWRTDKYGIQEIESIRKRINRWGRQQVSLHPQHDIVSIDIDYKTPGFFRDDGVHLSDVGLAFYLDAVNDAI; the protein is encoded by the exons ATGCCGGGCAGAGGCAAAGGCGTGAAGAGGAAAACACGAGCAGCAGATTATGAAAATTCTAGATTGCTACAGCCAGATCCAG ATATCTGGATTATTGGTGACTCGCTGCCTTATTGGGCTGGCGTGAGAGCCCAGCAGTTAAGTACCCCAGACCTGAAGGCACCTGCGGGTATCAGGATTGGCTGGTGGGGCATACGGGGGATGTCCTGGGAAGACTTTCGCCATTCGATAGAAGTAAATGTCTTGCTAGGTAAACCTCCTAAAATGATTCTTATACATTTAGGTGGTAATGACATAACCAAAATGCCTGTATCAGAATTAAGAGGGATAATTCAATGTGAGGTCACATATCTAAGGGAGGCTATGCCTGATTCCAAACTAATTTGGGTAAATATTTTACAACGCCTGTCATGGAGAACCGACAAATACGGAATTCAGGAAATTGAGTCAATCAGAAAGCGAATTAATCGCTGGGGTAGGCAGCAGGTCAGTCTTCATCCGCAGCATGACATTGTGTCCATTGATATTGACTATAAAACACCAGGCTTCTTCAGAGACGATGGGGTTCATttgtcagacgtaggactcgccTTTTACTTGGATGCTGTTAATGATGCCATTTAA